The following are encoded together in the Corticium candelabrum chromosome 1, ooCorCand1.1, whole genome shotgun sequence genome:
- the LOC134186462 gene encoding M-phase inducer phosphatase-like: MENEEEKKRLSLRIPLTRTLSLSREAISSSSPFSSKTLPIASPMTNLAMELSMSSVRTPRRRLSLSSNESNTPCSPLEADISGRSISQSSAADQGYQSGSWSEPITPLSPADGMLGVGFLETPKRTGLRRSSSFATVNTPPCVPEDEKENNKGFVFARPVGIRLRRKAFLPATQSITWPDSGLANKLSLSAVSPGDVFESTGDGKCIGTSSSYHQRLPSGFSDLIKKPIIVQAGGLNKPCDGSDSQQEVTKDGRVLDRRLGQVRPALKCLSESALLDRQSPTSLKLPAVKRSNPSSSPSPGAKKKSRAYSLSVENAHSSDSNPFFTHEVSPIRRCYSMPFTSPLIDQAFGIGCEDADLIGDFTKPHALPIVNSNKALKNITVQTLSELMNQEYESEIGRYVIVDCRYPFEYSGGHIKGSKNLYLKDQIEHFFMQEPLKLPQDGRRLVIIFHCEFSSERGPTMCKYLRERDRSFHASKLDYPTLYYPEMYLLFGGYKVFYAECKELCEPNGYTSMNDEKYLNELKHFSKKAKSWSGETPRVSRTGLKNC, translated from the exons ATGGAGAACGAAGAAGAAAAGAAGCGTTTATCGCTGAGGATTCCGCTCACCAGGACTCTCTCACTTAGCCGTGAGGCGATTTCTTCTTCATCCCCATTTTCATCAAAAACTCTTCCTATCGCTTCTCCAATGACCAATCTTGCGATGGAACTAAGCATGTCCAG TGTGAGGACGCCGCGACGACGTCTGTCGTTGTCGAGCAATGAGAGCAACACGCCGTGCTCACCTCTTGAAGCTGACATCAGTGGAAGGTCGATCTCTCAGTCATCTGCTGCAGATCAGG GTTATCAGAGTGGATCGTGGTCTGAACCGATCACACCTCTTTCGCCTGCAGA TGGCATGCTGGGTGTTGGATTTTTAGAAACTCCAAA acGAACTGGCCTTCGGAGATCGTCATCGTTTGCC ACTGTCAACACACCGCCGTGCGTACCAGAAGACGAGAAGGAGAACAACAAAGGCTTTGTGTTTGCCCGTCCTGTCGGTATCCGTTTGCGGCGCAAAGCTTTTCTGCCGGCAACACAATCGATAACATGGCCAGATAGTGGACTAGCCAACAAACTTTCATTG AGTGCCGTGTCTCCAGGTGATGTTTTCGAGTCAACGGGGGATGGAAAGTGTATAGGCACGAGTAGTTCTTAT CATCAACGGTTGCCTTCAGGGTTTTCCGATCTCATTAAGAAACCGATTATTGTACAGGCTGGTGGCTTGAACAAA CCTTGTGATGGTTCTGATTCACAACAAGAAGTAACTAAAGATGGTAGGGTGTTGGATAGGAGACTTGGGCAG GTTCGTCCGGCACTAAAATGCCTCAGCGAATCAGCATTACTCGATAGACAAAGTCCAACGAGCTTGAAATTGCCTGCAGTCAAG CGATCTAATCCCAGCTCATCTCCCAGCCCTGGAGCAAAGAAGAAATCGAG GGCGTACTCACTAAGTGTTGAAAACGCTCACTCATCAGACAGCAACCCATTCTTCACACACGAG GTTTCTCCGATCAGGAGATGCTATTCAATGCCATTCACGAGTCCTCTGATTGACCAAGCATTTGGGATAGGCTGCGAGGATGCTGACCTTATAGGTGACTTTACGAAG CCACATGCTTTGCCGATTGTCAATAGCAACAAGGCACTAAAAAATATTACGGTTCAAACG CTATCCGAGTTGATGAATCAAGAGTACGAGTCTGAAATTGGACGATACGTTATTGTGGATTGTAGATATCCATTTGAATACAGCGGAGGACACATCAag GGTTCCAAGAATCTCTATCTGAAAGATCAGATAGAACACTTTTTTATGCAAGAACCACTAAAGCTTCCCCAAGACGGCCGCCGTTTAGTCATAATTTTTCATTGCGAATTTTCATCAGAACGTGGACCTACAAT GTGTAAATATTTGCGTGAACGCGATCGATCATTTCATGCCAGCAAGCTAGACTACCCGACTCTCTATTATCCTGAGATGTATCTTTTGTTTGGTGGATACAAGGTGTTTTACGCAGAGTGCAAG GAACTCTGCGAACCAAACGGCTACACGTCGATGAACGACGAGAAGTATTTAAATGAGTTGAAGCACTTTTCGAAGAAAGCGAAGTCGTGGAGTGGAGAGACTCCTCGCGTTTCAAGAACAGGTTTGAAGAATTGCTGA
- the LOC134192296 gene encoding uncharacterized protein LOC134192296, which produces MLRQRSHHPTFRFQKSDKRMHKYAGIVSVCNVISLALIIVGVSTSRWITSDVSGGGESNRGDISFGLFRISYSIRFKEADYREEEDNVTSFYDGVFTLPFYIACVAFIFIALLLTLVSLCLAVFNTFALPKRKLTGPLVMLTLNCGALISGVIGFGLFVAVYLQDMDNVLSMEQQTLFPTFTTDARFGYSFYVLAAGVVMLCGGIVLSPFEKKYQQEVHRHDIQRRDREWTPQRDLVIEQLEMISDGLPDMMMY; this is translated from the exons ATGTTAAGGCAGCGTTCACATCATCCAACGTTTCGGTTCCAGAAGTCTGACAAGCGCATGCACAAGTACGCTGGAATCGTGAGCGTTTGCAACGTGATCAGCTTAGCATTGATCATTGTCGGCGTTTCTACAAGTCGATGGATCACCAGCGACGTGTCAGGGGGTGGAGAGAGCAACAGGGGGGACATCTCGTTTGGTTTGTTTAGAATTAGCTATTCCATTAGATTCAAAGAGGCAGATTACAGAGAGGAGGAAGACAATG TTACTTCTTTCTATGATGGTGTGTTTACCTTGCCGTTCTACATCGCCTGTGTCGCTTTCATCTTCATCGCATTGCTCTTGACACTTGTATCACTCTGCCTCGCCGTCTTCAACACGTTTGCTCTACCCAAACGCAAACTGACCGGACCACTGGTGATGCTCACATTGAACTGCGGTGCTT TGATATCTGGTGTGATCGGGTTTGGTCTGTTCGTTGCTGTCTACCTGCAAGACATGGATAATGTTTTGTCGATGGAGCAGCAGACGTTGTTTCCTACCTTCACAACTGATGCACGATTTGGTTACTCGTTTTATGTGTTGGCGGCCGGCGTGGTCATGTTGTGTGGTGGTATCGTTCTATCGCCTTTTGAGAAGAAATATCAGCAAGAGGTTCACAGACATGATATACAGAGACGTGATCGTGAGTGGACACCACAACGTGACCTTGTGATAGAACAGTTGGAGATGATATCAGATGGACTTCCAGACATGATGATGTACTAG
- the LOC134192433 gene encoding uncharacterized protein LOC134192433, producing MHKYAGIVSVCNVISLALIIVGVSTSRWITSDVSGGGESNRGDISFGLFRISYSIRFKEADYREEEDNVTSFYDGVFTLSFYIACVAFIFIALLLTLASLCLAVFNTFDLPKRKLTGPLVMLTLNCGALISGVIGFGLFVAVYLQDMDNVLSMEQQTLFPTFTTDARFGYSFYVLAAGVVMLCGGIALSPFEKKYQQEVHRHDIQRRDREWTPQRDSVIEQLEMISDGLPDMMIFTQCSAFTVQLEKRPVLCTP from the exons ATGCACAAGTACGCTGGAATCGTCAGCGTTTGCAACGTGATCAGCTTAGCATTGATCATTGTCGGCGTTTCTACAAGTCGATGGATCACCAGCGACGTGTCAGGAGGTGGAGAGAGCAACAGAGGCGACATCTCGTTTGGTTTGTTTAGAATTAGCTATTCCATCAGATTCAAAGAGGCAGATTACAGAGAGGAGGAAGACAATG TTACTTCTTTCTATGATGGTGTGTTTACCTTGTCGTTCTACATCGCCTGTGTCGCTTTCATCTTCATCGCATTGCTCTTGACACTTGCATCACTCTGCCTCGCCGTCTTCAACACGTTTGATCTACCCAAACGCAAACTGACCGGACCACTGGTGATGCTCACATTGAACTGCGGTGCTT TGATATCTGGTGTGATTGGGTTTGGTCTGTTCGTTGCCGTCTACCTGCAAGACATGGATAATGTTTTGTCGATGGAGCAGCAGACGTTGTTTCCTACCTTCACAACTGATGCACGATTTGGTTACTCGTTTTATGTGTTGGCGGCCGGCGTGGTCATGTTGTGTGGTGGTATCGCTCTATCGCCTTTTGAGAAGAAATATCAGCAAGAGGTTCACAGACATGATATACAGAGACGTGATCGTGAGTGGACACCACAACGTGACTCTGTGATAGAACAGTTGGAGATGATATCAGATGGACTTCCAGACATGATGAT ATTTACGCAGTGCAGTGCATTTACTGTGCAACTAGAGAAACGCCCTGTACTGTGTACTCCCTAG
- the LOC134192248 gene encoding uncharacterized protein LOC134192248 → MQRIRKFSALAAICNIISIVLLTVSLATVDWISGDFVGLLGADRGHVSFGLFKVTYLITARQQEETGTASVSSFYDGVFTSGIYYGCVTFIFLSLGTIVLAFILAVLNMCSWSKHKITGPIAMMVVNIVAIIFGAIGDGLFAHLYLNDMDNLLSLELQENVLYTSYKTVNTTIGYSYWLLIGATIVLWGAVILSPLEKRSDRTSIQKAYLSHVTNTVFLPNSPYNSKGDVMMF, encoded by the exons atgcAGCGTATACGCAAGTTCTCCGCTCTAGCCGCCATCTGCAACATCATCAGCATCGTTCTCTTGACAGTGAGCCTCGCAACAGTTGACTGGATTTCAGGCGACTTCGTAGGACTACTTGGGGCCGACCGTGGACATGTGTCGTTTGGCCTATTCAAAGTGACATACTTAATCACAGCGAGACAGCAAGAAGAAACTGGGACAGCAAGCG TATCGTCATTCTATGACGGCGTGTTCACCAGTGGAATCTACTATGGCTGTGTCACGTTCATCTTCCTTTCACTCGGAACTATCGTCCTGGCGTTCATTCTTGCTGTTCTCAACATGTGTTCGTGGTCGAAACACAAGATTACGGGACCTATTGCTATGATGGTTGTCAACATAGTAGCAA TTATATTCGGTGCCATCGGTGACGGCCTCTTTGCTCATCTCTACCTCAACGACATGGACAACCTCCTCTCACTCGAGCTCCAAGAAAATGTCTTGTACACAAGCTACAAAACTGTAAACACGACCATCGGCTACTCGTATTGGCTACTCATAGGTGCCACCATCGTCTTATGGGGAGCGGTAATTCTAAGTCCGTTAGAGAAACGGAGCGACCGCACAAGCATCCAGAAAGCGTATCTTTCTCACGTCACAAACACAGTCTTCCTGCCAAACTCTCCGTATAACAGCAAAGGAGACGTCATGATGTTTTAG